The Methanosarcinales archaeon nucleotide sequence ATGTGACATATAACCCAGGGAATAAATTTGTATGAGCATGCTCACGAATGTGACCATCAACAACATCACAATAGCCAGCGGGTCAATGAAAATGCCTACGTTCAGCACACTGAACCAGTGAGCTGATTGCTCTATCGTTCCGTGAGGATATATCTGTAAAAATATCATGACAGATATTATAAAGGATAGGGCAATAGCTCCTATCGTAATATATCCGACTTTTGATCCAAGTTTATTGCCAAAGGCAAGGGTAAATACGAATGCCAGTACAGGAAGGGTTGGAATAAGGAAAGCAAGAGAACCGTAATCCATATCTTACCACCTCAAGACGTTGATGTTGTCGATATTGACATTCTGCTTAGACCTGAATATACTCATTAATATTGCAAATCCAATGGCCGCTTCAGCAGCTGCCAGAGCAATACTGAACAGCACAAAAACATGACCGTTCACCTGGCTGAAATGTGATGAAAATGCTATCAGGTTGATATTTGCTGCATTTAACATCAATTCTATACACATCATTATCATGATTCCTGAGCGAAGAGTCATCACTCCATATACACCAATACTGAACACTATAGCTGAAACAATTAGAAAATAACTAACAGGTAACATTACTATTCCTCCTCCTTCTTGGCCATGTAAATACTCCCTAACAGTGCCGCCAACAGGATCAATGAAAGGACCTCAAAGGGTACAATATATTTAGTAAATAACTGTCCTCCTACGTGTTCGATCCCACTCATATCTGTTGAGCCATCATCCCACGCTAAATAATCAATAGACTTGGCATCACCCCATGTATTGGATGTTGATGCAGTTGTTATTGCAAATACAAATGCAGTTATCAACAGGAGTGCAGTCAGCAAATTAATTATATTTCCAACTTTGCCTGGTAATTGTTCCATAATCACTCCACCTCCTTTCCTCTGGTAGTGAGCATCACTGCAAAGAGGATCATCACACCAATAGCTCCCACGTACACCAGTATCTGGACAACCGCTATGAACTGGGCATTAAGAAGTACATAGAACCCGGCTGCACCCATCATGACTATTATGGTATGGAAAGCACTGTGTACAACTTCCTTTGATTTAATAACCATGATTGACGAAACTATCATAATTAACGATATTACTGCAAAAGGTATGATTTGAAGATCAATCATTTCTTATACCCCCCTGTCCTGCCTTCCAGTTCAGCTTTATTTGGAGCTGCAAGTTGGTCAGGGCTATATATTGTTTCTTCCCGTGTCCAACAAGCCAATTCGAAGTGTTTTGTCATAGACAATGCCCCGTTTGGACAAAATTCAACACACAGTCCACAGAACATACAATGCCCATTATCAAATTGTGGATACCATTTTCCGCTTTTTACTACCTCAATGACATCATTGGGACAAATCTGGGAACAGATGCCACAGCCAACACATTTTTCTTTATCCAGATGCTGTTGCCCTCTGAATGCATCAGGCAGTTCCATAATTTCTTCTGGATATAGTCTCGTAACAGATTTTGTATATACATTTCGTAGAGTTAAATGTAAATTTTTCAATACCATCTTTTTCCCCTCCTATGTCCACATTAATCCTATTATTGTTGCCCATACAAGGTTCAGTAACGCAAGTGGGAGTAATACCTTCCACCCAAGATCACTAACCTGATCTATCCTCAACCTGGGTAGAGCACCTCTTATCCATATGAAAAGCATTATCACCATCATTGTCTTGAAAATAACCCATATGACTCCCGGGATTAACAGGTTACCGACAATTGGGAGGCCATTCCATCCACCCAAGAATATCAGGGTTATAACAAATGCTCCCACTACTGCATGGAAATATTCAGCAAAGAATGCAAGCCCCCATCGCATACCGCTATACTCTGTAGCCCAGCCTGCAATGAGTTCTTCTTCTGCTTCAGTCTGATCAAATGGTATTCGTCCAAGATCAGCCAACAGAGCTATACTAAAAACTATAAAACCCAGCGGCTGTAAAATAATAAACCAAATATTTGACTGAGCTTCAACTATTTCTACAATATCCAATGAATGTGCCATAACAGCAACACTAATAATTGAAACACCTAATGGGACTTCATAACCGATCATTTTTGCTATATTCCTGAAACCAGCAAGCATTGAATATTTACTACCCGAACCCCATCCTGCCATAAACAATGAAAATATAGCCAATGCGGAGACTGCTTCAAGATACAGGATACTGATATCCATTCGAGACACTGCTACTGCATATTCATTCCCTTTAATTACTAACAGATCAAAGGGAATTACTGCCACCATTAAAAACCCAGATGTGAGTGCAACAATTGGAGCACCTATAAATAACCATTTATCTGCTTTGGCAGGAATAATATCTTCTTTCGTGAATAGTTTAATCGCATCGGCAATCAACTGCAATAAACCA carries:
- the nuoK gene encoding NADH-quinone oxidoreductase subunit NuoK produces the protein MLPVSYFLIVSAIVFSIGVYGVMTLRSGIMIMMCIELMLNAANINLIAFSSHFSQVNGHVFVLFSIALAAAEAAIGFAILMSIFRSKQNVNIDNINVLRW
- a CDS encoding NADH-quinone oxidoreductase subunit I — protein: MVLKNLHLTLRNVYTKSVTRLYPEEIMELPDAFRGQQHLDKEKCVGCGICSQICPNDVIEVVKSGKWYPQFDNGHCMFCGLCVEFCPNGALSMTKHFELACWTREETIYSPDQLAAPNKAELEGRTGGYKK
- a CDS encoding NADH-quinone oxidoreductase subunit J — protein: MIDLQIIPFAVISLIMIVSSIMVIKSKEVVHSAFHTIIVMMGAAGFYVLLNAQFIAVVQILVYVGAIGVMILFAVMLTTRGKEVE
- the nuoH gene encoding NADH-quinone oxidoreductase subunit NuoH, with translation MDTLVLIFATNQFAPWIRGVLGGLVIGAVFGGALVMVYLERKFLGDIQSRIGPNRVGGRFGLLQLIADAIKLFTKEDIIPAKADKWLFIGAPIVALTSGFLMVAVIPFDLLVIKGNEYAVAVSRMDISILYLEAVSALAIFSLFMAGWGSGSKYSMLAGFRNIAKMIGYEVPLGVSIISVAVMAHSLDIVEIVEAQSNIWFIILQPLGFIVFSIALLADLGRIPFDQTEAEEELIAGWATEYSGMRWGLAFFAEYFHAVVGAFVITLIFLGGWNGLPIVGNLLIPGVIWVIFKTMMVIMLFIWIRGALPRLRIDQVSDLGWKVLLPLALLNLVWATIIGLMWT
- a CDS encoding NADH-quinone oxidoreductase subunit J, with the protein product MEQLPGKVGNIINLLTALLLITAFVFAITTASTSNTWGDAKSIDYLAWDDGSTDMSGIEHVGGQLFTKYIVPFEVLSLILLAALLGSIYMAKKEEE